One part of the Vicia villosa cultivar HV-30 ecotype Madison, WI linkage group LG6, Vvil1.0, whole genome shotgun sequence genome encodes these proteins:
- the LOC131611369 gene encoding heat shock cognate 70 kDa protein-like, producing the protein MAKKYEEVAIGIDLGTTYSCVGVWQEQNDRVEIIHNDQGKYSDSVIQNDILLWPFKVIAGDNDKPMILVNYQGKEKQLVAEEISAMILTQMREIAGAFLESPVKNAVITVPAYFNDSQRRATKDAGNIAGLNVMRIINEPIAAALAYGLQKRANCVEERNIFIFDLGGGTFDVSLLTIKNNVFEVKATAGDTHLGGEDFDNRMVNHFVKEFKRKNKVDISGNSKALRRLRTACERAKRTLSYDTDATIDIDVICEGIDFCSSITRAKFEQLNMDLFEKCMETVESCLADAKMDKCRVDDIVLVGGSSRIPKVKQLLQDFFKGNELCKSINPDEAVAYGAAVQAALLSDGVKSVPGIVLRDVTPLSLGVAIEGDLMDVVIPRNTSIPVRKTNTYYTVEDNQSSVMVEVYEGERIRASDNNLLGLFDFSVPPAPQSSFPIKECFSIDEDGILNVSAEEETSGNKKDITITNKNGRLSREEIERMIQEAEFFKAQDMKFKKKVKAINALDDYLYTVRKVMKDDCVSSKLNPVDKVKINSAIIKGKTLIDGNHEEDTSVFVDLLKELESIFESAMNKVNKGYSDEESD; encoded by the coding sequence ATGGCCAAGAAATATGAGGAAGTTGCTATAGGAATTGATCTTGGCACAACCTACTCATGTGTTGGAGTGTGGCAAGAACAAAACGACCGTGTTGAAATAATTCACAATGATCAAGGAAAATATAGTGATTCTGTTATTCAAAATGATATTCTACTGTGGCCCTTTAAGGTAATTGCCGGGGATAATGACAAACCAATGATCCTTGTGAACTATCAGGGTAAGGAAAAACAACTTGTTGCTGAGGAAATATCAGCCATGATTCTCACACAGATGCGAGAGATTGCCGGAGCATTTTTGGAATCACCTGTTAAGAATGCAGTGATTACCGTACCTGCTTATTTTAATGATTCGCAGCGAAGAGCCACCAAAGACGCGGGTAATATTGCTGGCCTCAACGTAATGCGGATAATTAATGAACCAATTGCGGCGGCTCTAGCATATGGCCTTCAAAAGAGGGCTAATTGTGTTGAAGAGAGAAATATTTTCATCTTTGATCTTGGTGGTGGAACGTTTGATGTGTCTCTCCTTACTATTAAGAATAATGTCTTTGAAGTCAAGGCGACTGCCGGTGACACTCATCTTGGAGGAGAAGACTTTGATAATCGAATGGTGAATCACTTTGTGAAGGAGTTTAAGAGGAAGAACAAAGTTGACATTAGTGGGAACTCAAAAGCCTTGAGGAGATTAAGAACTGCGTGCGAGAGGGCAAAAAGAACACTTTCGTACGATACTGATGCAACAATTGACATAGATGTTATATGTGAGGGTATTGATTTCTGTTCATCAATTACTCGGGCCAAGTTTGAGCAACTGAATATGGACCTCTTTGAAAAGTGTATGGAGACCGTTGAAAGTTGTCTTGCTGATGCTAAGATGGACAAGTGTAGGGTTGATGACATTGTCCTGGTTGGTGGCTCTTCTAGGATTCCCAAAGTGAAACAGTTGTTGCAGGACTTTTTCAAGGGAAATGAATTATGCAAGAGCATTAATCCTGACGAGGCTGTTGCTTATGGTGCAGCTGTCCAGGCTGCTTTATTGAGTGATGGTGTTAAGAGTGTTCCAGGCATAGTATTGCGAGATGTTACCCCGCTGTCGCTTGGTGTAGCAATTGAAGGAGATCTCATGGATGTTGTGATTCCTAGGAATACTTCCATTCCTGTCAGAAAGACAAACACATACTATACAGTGGAAGATAACCAATCCAGTGTCATGGTTGAGGTGTACGAGGGTGAGAGAATAAGAGCCAGCGATAACAACTTGCTTGGTTTGTTTGATTTCTCTGTTCCTCCTGCTCCTCAAAGTAGCTTTCCTATCAAAGAATGCTTTTCTATAGATGAAGATGGTATATTAAATGTGTCGGCAGAGGAAGAAACAAGTGGCAACAAGAAAGATATTACAATAACCAATAAAAATGGAAGACTCTCAAGGGAAGAAATTGAGAGAATGATTCAAGAAGCTGAATTTTTCAAAGCTCAAGACATGAAGTTCAAAAAGAAAGTTAAAGCAATAAATGCGTTGGACGATTATCTCTACACCGTGAGGAAAGTAATGAAGGATGATTGTGTTAGTTCCAAGCTCAACCCTGTTGACAAAGTGAAGATCAATTCTGCAATAATAAAGGGAAAAACTTTGATTGATGGCAACCACGAGGAAGATACGTCTGTGTTtgtagaccttctgaaggaacttGAGAGCATTTTTGAATCTGCTATGAACAAAGTCAACAAAGGTTACTCAGACGAGGAAAGTGATTAG